One window of Drosophila gunungcola strain Sukarami unplaced genomic scaffold, Dgunungcola_SK_2 000044F, whole genome shotgun sequence genomic DNA carries:
- the LOC128264009 gene encoding uncharacterized protein LOC128264009, with amino-acid sequence MIAKLTEPENNVHWDNVIKQVEHALNNTVHRSIRQIPSKMLFGVEQRGQIIDELRDKLEEINNTAQVENLDEIRKLAMEKQIQAQKYNETYYDKTKKTPKDYTKGDFDNTAGVARKLIPKNKGPYTIAKVLRNDRFLLKDVEGFQVSRNPYKGVWSAQNIRPWIGKRKK; translated from the coding sequence ATGATAGCCAAATTAACGGAGcctgaaaataatgtacatTGGGATAATGTAATCAAGCAAGTTGAACATGCACTTAATAACACTGTACACAGAAGTATAAGACAAATTCCTAGCAAAATGCTGTTTGGTGTAGAGCAGAGAGGTCAGATTATTGATGAACTTAGGGATAAGTTAGAAGAAATTAACAACACAGCTCAAGTAGAGAATTTGGATGAGATTCGAAAACTGGCAATGGAGAAACAAATACAAGCGCAGAAATACAATGAAACATATTATGATAAGACAAAGAAAACGCCAAAGGATTACACGAAAGGAGATTTTGACAACACTGCGGGAGTTGCTAGGAAGTTgatcccaaaaaacaaaggCCCATATACAATTGCTAAAGTGCTTCGCAATGACAGGTTCTTACTAAAGGATGTTGAAGGTTTTCAAGTGTCTCGAAATCCATACAAGGGTGTATGGAGTGCTCAAAACATAAGACCCTGGAtaggaaaacgaaaaaaataa